Sequence from the Malaciobacter pacificus genome:
ATTGAGGAAGTTTCTAATGCTTCGAAAGAACAACGAAGTGCAATTGAGCAAATTAATGATGCCGTTACGCAATTGGATCAAGCAACACAACAAAATGCATCTGCAGCTAGTCAAATTAGTCAACAAAGTAAGCACATTAATGAATTAGCTATGAAACTTGTTCATATTGTTGAAAATACAAGTTATATAAATGGTTCTGAAAAGCAGATTTGCGATGTTGAAATGATGTTAACTTTAAACAGATTAAAGTTAGATCATATAAATTTTAAAGATACTAATTTTAAAGACTTAGATTCTAAGAAAACTTGGACTGTAAAAAATGAAAAAGAGTGTAATCTTGGTAAATGGATTATTGAACAAGAGTCTAATGGTGAATCATTCACAAAAACAAGTAATTGGGAAAGATTAAAAGAAGCTCATTTAAAAGTTCATGGTGGTGTTCAATGTATTATTAATGATAATGCAAGTGGTAATAGTGAAAATATGTTAAAAGAGACAATGAATATTGATAAATGTATTAATGAAGTCTTTTCATCACTTCAAATTACAAAGCAAGAGAACTGTTAAAAGTCCCTACTTTTTATAAATAACTTTAATTTTATCGCCTAATACTTTGGGTTTAGTATCTAAGATATTTAAATCCAAATAGGCTTTAATCATAGCAAGTTTTTCTCTATCTTCCATTTTTTCTAAAGATTTCGTACCTTTTAAACTTTTAGCCGCATACCCTATGGCCTTTTGTCCTTTTCCTTTAGCAATATATAAAGCTCTTTCTAAATGAAATTTTTGACTTACAATTATATAATCATCCAAATCAAAAATTTCCCTTGCCCTTACAATTGAGTCAAAAGTTCTGTGTCCATGAAAATCTTTTGTAATATATCTAGAAGGTACACCTTTTTTAATTAAATCTTTGTACATAGTTGTAACTTCATCATAATATTTACTTTTATCACCTGATACAACAATAGCTTTTATTTTATTTGATTTCCATAATTCAAAAGCTGCATCAATTCTATATTTATAAAAATAGTTTTGCTTTCCTTTTTTTATATATTTTGCAGTTCCTAATACTAAAGCAGCTTTTTTAGAAGGTATTTTATTTATATCTGAATAAATTTTATAGTTTTCATTGGCAAATAAACTATTTGTTATGAAAAAGATAAGAAAGGTTTTGAAAATTTTAATCATGAACTGATTATAACAAATTGTATATTTTATATAAGTTTATATGCAATAGGTATTTTAATTTCTATATCAGTAGTAGTTTTTGGGAAATTATTTGCTGCTCTTTTTATGGCTTCAATAGTAGACTTCCTTAAAAATTTATTTCCATCAATGATTTGTATTTCTCCAAGTTTTCCATCTTTTAAAATTTTAAATTTAACTGTTACTAAACCTTGAATTTTTAATTTTCTTGCTCGCTTTGGATATTTTATATTTTCATTTATAAGGTTTCTTATTTGTGATAAATGTTTATTTAAAAACTCTTGCTTTGCATTAACTTTTGGTACAGTATTAATAGCTTTTTTTGATATTACTGGCTTAGGAGTAGTTATAGTTTCTTCTTTAACTACTTTTTTAACAGGCTTTTGAACCTCTTGTTTCCTAATCTCTTTTTTTATAGTTTTTTTTACTACTTTCTTAGCTTTTGGCTTAGGTTTTACTTTTGG
This genomic interval carries:
- a CDS encoding methyl-accepting chemotaxis protein translates to MAQLSQEVNLSAQKGEELAKNTVGSMNSINDEVSLIEEATTIIDQIAFQTNILSLNAAVEAATAGEAGKGFAVVAQEVRNLATRSADAAKEINDIVQKAKQRANEGKNIAQDMINGYAQLNKNISSQMNIIEEVSNASKEQRSAIEQINDAVTQLDQATQQNASAASQISQQSKHINELAMKLVHIVENTSYINGSEKQICDVEMMLTLNRLKLDHINFKDTNFKDLDSKKTWTVKNEKECNLGKWIIEQESNGESFTKTSNWERLKEAHLKVHGGVQCIINDNASGNSENMLKETMNIDKCINEVFSSLQITKQENC
- a CDS encoding SanA/YdcF family protein; its protein translation is MIKIFKTFLIFFITNSLFANENYKIYSDINKIPSKKAALVLGTAKYIKKGKQNYFYKYRIDAAFELWKSNKIKAIVVSGDKSKYYDEVTTMYKDLIKKGVPSRYITKDFHGHRTFDSIVRAREIFDLDDYIIVSQKFHLERALYIAKGKGQKAIGYAAKSLKGTKSLEKMEDREKLAMIKAYLDLNILDTKPKVLGDKIKVIYKK
- a CDS encoding energy transducer TonB, with translation MKRYFGSFFLTLFIYLSAATTLFYVYSNSEFNKEKIEEPVKKISLNHVEIKPIIKKELPKKEEIKKVQEKIIKKEVVKKQIKPKVKPKPKAKKVVKKTIKKEIRKQEVQKPVKKVVKEETITTPKPVISKKAINTVPKVNAKQEFLNKHLSQIRNLINENIKYPKRARKLKIQGLVTVKFKILKDGKLGEIQIIDGNKFLRKSTIEAIKRAANNFPKTTTDIEIKIPIAYKLI